The following are encoded together in the Sphaerodactylus townsendi isolate TG3544 linkage group LG12, MPM_Stown_v2.3, whole genome shotgun sequence genome:
- the LOC125441739 gene encoding neuropeptide Y receptor type 4-2-like, with protein MGQLRNLLYLNLSELLSRLEETEVCSSDSVGNGTFLIVAYSTLIAVGLIGNLCLVCVIIQQKEMRNVTNIFIANLSCSDILMSLVCMPITVIYTLMDRWILGEVLCKASPFVQCISVTVSILSLVWIALERHQLIINPTGWKPAANHAYLAVALTWVVACFISLPFLSFNILTQPFQNLNLSFGNFDDHMICIESWPSNHHRLAYTIFLFLFQYCLPLILIMACYFRIFLRLQRRKDMVERAKDGSRATSHKRVNIMLACIVVAFAACWLPLTVFNALYDWDHEKISVCYHNFIFSLCHLTAMASTCINPIIYGFLNSNFQKEVKALLYRCSCNSEKDKYESFPLSTVSTEISKASLQSGGTNA; from the coding sequence ATGGGCCAGCTGAGGAATCTCCTGTACTTGAACTTGTCTGAGCTATTGAGTCGGCTGGAGGAAACAGAAGTGTGCAGCAGTGACTCTgtggggaatggcaccttcctgATAGTGGCCTACAGCACACTCATAGCTGTGGGGCTGATTGGGAACCTCTGCCTAGTCTGCGTCATCATCCAACAAAAGGAGATGAGGAATGTCACCAATATCTTCATTGCCAACCTCTCCTGCTCTGACATCCTCATGTCGCTTGTCTGCATGCCCATCACTGTCATTTACACCTTGATGGACCGCTGGATCCTAGGAGAAGTGCTCTGCAAGGCCAGCCCCTTCGTCCAGTGCATTTCTGTCACTGTCTCCATCCTCTCCCTTGTCTGGATTGCCCTGGAGAGGCACCAGCTCATTATCAACCCtaccgggtggaagccagcagcGAACCATGCCTATCTTGCAGTAGCCCTTACCTGGGTAGTAGCCTGCTTCATTTCAttgccctttctctcctttaacaTACTGACCCAACCCTTTCAGAACCTCAACCTCTCCTTTGGTAACTTTGATGACCACATGATCTGCATCGAGAGCTGGCCATCCAACCATCACCGCCTGGCCTACaccatcttcctcttccttttccagtACTGCCTGCCTCTAATCCTGATCATGGCCTGCTATTTCCGCATCTTCTTACGTCTTCAACGCCGCAAGGACATGGTGGAACGGGCCAAGGACGGCTCCCGGGCCACTAGCCACAAGAGGGTCAACATCATGTTGGCCTGCATCGTTGTTGCTTTTGCCGCTTGTTGGCTTCCCCTCACGGTCTTCAATGCCCTCTATGACTGGGACCACGAGAAAATCTCTGTGTGCTACCACAACTTCATCTTCTCTCTCTGTCATCTCACAGCCATGGCTTCTACTTGCATCAATCCCATCATTTACGGGTTCCTCAACAGCAATTTCCAGAAGGAGGTCAAGGCCTTGCTGTATCGCTGCAGCTGCAATAGTGAGAAGGACAAGTATGAGAGTTTCCCCCTCTCCACTGTCAGCACTGAGATCTCCAAGGCCTCACTCCAAAGTGGAGGAACCAATGCCTGA